Part of the Nostoc sp. ATCC 53789 genome, ACCCCAGTGCAAATGTGGACCTGTGGAAGCACCTGTTGAACCAACTGCACCAATTAGTTGACCAGCTTTCACAAGATCACCTTCTTTAACGTTAATACGACTCAGGTGCATGAAAATACTGGTTACTCCTTGACCGTGGTCAATGCCAACTACGTTACCGTGTATCCTAAACCCTTGGGATACCCTACCCACCAAAGCAACTCGCCCAGCAGCTGGGGCAATCACCGATGAACCGGCAGCACCAGCGTAGTCAAGACCACGATGATAGTAGTCCTTTGCAAATGTACCATTATAGTAGCGACGAACACCATAGGTTGTACTCATTCGCCCTGCATTTGGTTTCAGAAATACTCCATTCCAATACTTTTCTGGTGTTTTTAATGCTTTAAAAGCCGCTACACGCTTAAGTTCGTATTCTGTGGCATCTACTCCGGCTTTGCCAGGTGGCAAAGTAATGCGTTGTACGGGGAACTTGCGATTAAGCACATTCACTGCCAAGTTTTGGACTTGACCATCCCCTACAACGCGAAGTGTTCTAGTTCCAGGTTTTTCTAGGGGAGTTGTGGGAACGAAAGCCCGATACTGATTGGGGGCAATTTGAAAGGCTGGGTATGTATTATTACCAGTCGCTACTGTTGGATTTGTACCATTCTCAGGATTATTTAGATTAATCTCTACCGAGAGTGTATCCCCTAATTTAGGACTAGTTGGAGTCACCTTTACTTGTAAAGCATCTACAGGCAATGCCAAGGTGATAGGGAGAACAGCAAATATTCCCTTCAACACATTTATTGCAAGGCAATTGGCTGTCAAACTTTTGACATCAAAACCGAGCAACTTCTTGTTTGAACTACTAGTACTATTCTCAATAATCATAGAGCTACAAAAATTCCTTGCTTGTGTTGGAAAATAGACTAGCTTATTTTTACTCGTGTTTCCTCTTTGACGTAGATGTTTTTGAAACCCTCCAAAGACTTATAGACATCAGAGTTACATCAGGTAGGAGATTAGAGAGAATGATTTGTAACTGTAATTTAGTTACTTGGTATTAACTTTATGTATTACATTGACATTGGTAATGATCTTAAAATTTAACTAGATTGAAGGCAAAGACTCTATAGTTGTTTGCCAAGGTATCATTTATTAGGCAACAAAAGAAACCCCTTGTGATTATACCCATTACATAATAATACTTGAAGAAAATCTTGGAATCAACTGGACACTTGTTTAACTGGACACTCGTACTAGATTGCTAAGTTAAAATTGGTGTAAGTAAATGGCGCAAGCCAGGTAAACCAAGGGCAAAGTATTATAAATAACCCTATTAAGCTTAGGCAAAGTTCGATTTATTAAGTTATTGAGCATTTAATTTGCAAAATTAGGGTAGGCAAGATGCCTACCCTAATTTTTAGTAAAATATAGTGTGAAATTATATTATTTTTAATTTATCTAATTCTTAATCACCGTTTATACACTAATAACACATATTATTATTGTTAATATAAAGTATAAAACAACAGTGATTTTACTTAAATTGTTTTGGTTTCGATTTCTGAGCTTGAGGAATGAAAGCTGATTAACTTCAGATTGAGAGCGTTAATTCTGACTTGAGCTTACCATCTTCCATATCAACGATGCGATCGGCAATGTCAAGGATGCGGTTGTCATGAGTAACCATCAAGATGGTACAGCTTTGTTCTTTTGCCAATTTTTGCATAAGATTGACTACATCCCGACCTGATTGACTGTCAAGGGCGGCGGTGGGTTCATCCGCTAGGATTATTTGAGGATGACTGACTAAGGCGCGAGCGATCGCTACTCGTTGCTTTTGTCCTCCAGATAGTTTTTCAGGATAGTAATGTAAATGATTTCCTAATCCTACCTGCTCTAACATCTGGGCTGACCTACCTAGCATATTTTTTAACCCAAGATATTTGTGCAATTCCAAAGCCATTTTGACGTTTTGGAGTGCCGTTAAACTCCCATGTAAGTTATGTGCTTGGAAAATATAACCGTTATGCCGTCGCGCTTGTATTAATTGTTCAGCACTAGCACCACAAAGTTCTCGCCCCAACACCTGCAAACTACCAGATTGGGCAGAACGCAATCCACCAACTAAGGTTAGCAAGGTAGTCTTTCCAGAACCAGAGGGCCCGGTCATAATAATAATTTCACCGGCGTTAATCTCTAAGTTGATATTAGATAAAACTTGCTTGCGGAGGGAACTGTTACCAAAGTGGTGGTCAAGATTTTTAATAGAGATCACAGGTTGACTAGTCATAAATGGCTCAACTGGTAACAATTGTCATTGGTCATTTGTCCTTTGTCCTTTGCAAATGACCAATGACAAATGACAAATTTAGAACATATCAGCAGGATCGGTGGCTTGAAGTTTGCGGGTGGCGATCGCACCGGAAATTGTACACATAATGATAGTCAGCACTAATACCTGCAATGCCCGAATCGCAGTCATGTACATGGGTAAATTTGTGGCACTGCGAGTCAGTTGGTAAAGTGCTAAGGACACTCCCAATCCGGGGAGGAAGCCCAGTGCTGCCAATATCAACGATTCTTCAAGCACCACACCCAGCAGGTAATAATTGCGATATCCCATTGCTTTAAAGGTGGCGTATTCTCGAACATGGGCATTAACATCGGTGGAAAGGACTTGATAGACGATAATTACACCTACCACAAACCCCATTGATACACCTAGGCTGAAAATAAAGCCAATTGGAGAATTTGTCCTCCAAAAGTTGTTCTCAAATTCAATAAATTCGGCGTGGGTTAAGACTTTGACATCATCTCTCAGGTAGGCTTTCAAGCTTGCTGCCACTTTTTTCGGGTCATAGCCTGGTTTTACCTTAATCAAACCTAGACTGATACTACTTGACTGTCGCCCAGAAAATAGCCGCAAAAAGTTTTGATCGCTAGTAATCAGGTTGCCATCAGAACCAAAGGAAGCCCCCACTTGAAATAAGCCACTAATGGTAATTGTGCGCCGTTCTATTTCGGTAGTTAGGGTTTTCCCTTGGTCAATTTGAGCGATCGCTTTTTGATAATCTCCTCTTGCGCCACGATCAAACAAAACGGTATCTGGTAGCTTAATTGCCTGTAATTGCTGGTTAACATCCGGTAAGTCAAAGGCTGGCTTATCTGGATTAAACCCGATAACTAACACCCCCGTCTCACGATGTGTTTGAGGATTTTTCCAGATTGTGTTATTGAAATACATCGGTTCTGCCGACTTCACCCCTGGTATATCCATTGCTTGGTAAAGTCGCCGACGAGAAAATGTAGACAAGCTTGGCAGGTTACGGGCTTGGGGACTGGTTAAAACAATGTCTGCTTGCAAACTGCGATGTAGTCTGGTGTTACTGTCATACAGCGCAGTCTGAAAGCCCAGCTGCATGAACATGAGAAGATCCGCAAAGGCAATACCTGACAAAGCCACCAAGAGGCGGCTTTTTTCATGGTTCAGTTGCAGCCATCCTAGAGGGGTTCGCCGTCGCAGTTGTTTGATCAATCCCATCATAAGAGGCAGGGGGCAGGGGAGCAGGGGAGACAGGGGAGGCAGGGGAGACAAGGGGACAAGGGGACAAGGGGACAAGGAAAATACCCATTCCCAATTCCCAATTCCCAATGCCCAATTCATAATTCAATTACTGCCTTAACTTGCATATTGGTTAAGCTGGCAGCTTTTCGACTGGAAACTTCATCTAGTCGGATATAAACTTCTACTACTCGGTTGTCGATATTGCTGACGGGATCTGTGTTAATGACATTTTGCCGTCGCACTTGCAAACCTTTGCGATCTACGATTCCCTGCAATTCAAGGGGGAGGTAATCGCCAAATATTTGTACTTGTTGCCCTGAATGAACTTTGCCGATATCACTTTCATAGACTTCGGCTATGACATACATTTGGCTAGTTTGTCCAATGTCAGCAATGCCATCATTTGATACTAATTCGCCAGGATGGGTGTGGATCTCGAATACTTGTCCACTTTGGGGCGATCGCACTTCAGCCTGTTTTAGATTAACTTTTGCCAGATTCATGGCTGCTACAGCCCGATTGATTTCTGCTTGGGCAGCTTCTACATCTACTCCTCGTACCTCAGCGATTTCCTCAAGGGTTGCCGTGGCCTGTTTTACCTGCTGCTGGCTAGCTGATTGGGTACG contains:
- a CDS encoding M23 family metallopeptidase, with amino-acid sequence MIIENSTSSSNKKLLGFDVKSLTANCLAINVLKGIFAVLPITLALPVDALQVKVTPTSPKLGDTLSVEINLNNPENGTNPTVATGNNTYPAFQIAPNQYRAFVPTTPLEKPGTRTLRVVGDGQVQNLAVNVLNRKFPVQRITLPPGKAGVDATEYELKRVAAFKALKTPEKYWNGVFLKPNAGRMSTTYGVRRYYNGTFAKDYYHRGLDYAGAAGSSVIAPAAGRVALVGRVSQGFRIHGNVVGIDHGQGVTSIFMHLSRINVKEGDLVKAGQLIGAVGSTGASTGPHLHWGLYVNGQSVDPTPWRTKVVN
- a CDS encoding DevA family ABC transporter ATP-binding protein; this translates as MTSQPVISIKNLDHHFGNSSLRKQVLSNINLEINAGEIIIMTGPSGSGKTTLLTLVGGLRSAQSGSLQVLGRELCGASAEQLIQARRHNGYIFQAHNLHGSLTALQNVKMALELHKYLGLKNMLGRSAQMLEQVGLGNHLHYYPEKLSGGQKQRVAIARALVSHPQIILADEPTAALDSQSGRDVVNLMQKLAKEQSCTILMVTHDNRILDIADRIVDMEDGKLKSELTLSI
- the devC gene encoding ABC transporter permease DevC produces the protein MGLIKQLRRRTPLGWLQLNHEKSRLLVALSGIAFADLLMFMQLGFQTALYDSNTRLHRSLQADIVLTSPQARNLPSLSTFSRRRLYQAMDIPGVKSAEPMYFNNTIWKNPQTHRETGVLVIGFNPDKPAFDLPDVNQQLQAIKLPDTVLFDRGARGDYQKAIAQIDQGKTLTTEIERRTITISGLFQVGASFGSDGNLITSDQNFLRLFSGRQSSSISLGLIKVKPGYDPKKVAASLKAYLRDDVKVLTHAEFIEFENNFWRTNSPIGFIFSLGVSMGFVVGVIIVYQVLSTDVNAHVREYATFKAMGYRNYYLLGVVLEESLILAALGFLPGLGVSLALYQLTRSATNLPMYMTAIRALQVLVLTIIMCTISGAIATRKLQATDPADMF